The genomic DNA CATTCAACCTTGGGACCGCACCATGATGGGCCCGATTGAAAAAGCGATCATGAAGTCAGACCTGGGTTTAACCCCGTCTAACGACGGGCAGGTTATCCGCCTGTCCATCCCGCCCCTGTCGCAGGAACGGCGTGTGGAGCTGACCAAAATGACCCACAAACGGGTGGAGGATGACAAAGTTGCCATCCGCAACATCCGGCGGGAAGCGCAGGACCATTTTAAAAAATTGGAAAAGGATAAGGAAATTTCTCAGGATGAAGCCAAACGCGCGGCCGACACCCTGCAGAAATTGACCGATAATTATATAGCCAAAGCCGACCTGCTGGGCAAGGAAAAAGAAGCGGAACTGCTGAACGGCTGATTCCGGTGTTTAAGCCACCCTTTTCTGCTTCCGGTGAAACCTTAACGACCGGCATGGCAAATTAGCCCGGTTAGCCCGCCGGGTTATGTTATAATCAATCAAAGCTGAATTACCGCTTATTTTCGGAGATAATCACTTGAACGGACTCCTGTCAGTCAAACAACTGGTCGTTGACCTGATTACCCAGGCCGCCGCGGCCGCTCAGGAAGCCGGCCGGTTGCCGGCTGTCACCGTGCCGCCTGCGGGCATTGAACACCCGCAGAACACCAGCCACGGCGACTATGCATCTTCATTGCCGCTGAAAATGGCGCGCGCCACCGGTATGAAGCCGCTGGATATCGCCGCCGCCATCGCTGAATTCATTCCGGCGGTTCCGGAGATTAAGTGCGTCGCAATCGCTCCGCCAGGTTTTATTAACTTCACCCTGTCCGATAATTGGATTATTGAGCAGGTGGAAGGCATCATCAATTCCGGCGATACCTACGGCAGCATTGATATCGGCCGCGGCAAGACCGTCCAGGTAGAGTATGTTTCCGCCAATCCCACCGGCCCCATTCACGTCGGCCACGGTCGTGGTGCCGTACTGGGCAGCACGCTGGCGCTGGCGCTGGAAGCCGCCGGTTTTGACGTCCAACAGGAATTTTACGTCAACGACGCCGGTAATCAGGTGCTTTCTTTTAAGCGCTCCTTATACATCCGCTACCTGCAACAGCTCGGCCGGGATGCCGAGATGCCGACGGAAGGTTATTTCGGCCATTACATGATTGACCTGGCCGCGGAGATCGTTGCTGAGCACAGCGACCGCTTCGCTGATATCCCGGAAGCTGAAGCACTGGAAAAACTGGGAGCCATCGGTCTGAGCAAAATGCTCGGTTTAATCCGTGACGATCTGGCCGGCCTGAGCGTTAATTTTGACCGCTGGTTTTCGGAGAAGAGCCTCTTTGAAAGAGGCGAATATGATGCGGTCATCAACCGGCTGAAAGAGGCCGGCTATATACTGGAAAAAGAAGGTGCGGTGTGGTTTGCCTCCACCGCTCTGGGGGAAAACAAGGACAACGTCATCGTCCGTTCTGACGGCACGCCCACCTATTTTGCCAGCGATATCGCCTACCATTACGACAAATTCGTCACCCGTCGGTTTGATAAGGGTATTAATATCTGGGGAGCCGACCACCAGGGTCATGTTTCCCGCATGAAATCGGTATTACAGGCGCTTGATATTGATCCCGAACGGCTGCATGTCATCATTTCCCAGTTGGTCACGCTGCGCCGCGGCGAAGAATTGGTACGGCTGTCCAAACGGACCGGCGACATGATTACCCTGCGGGAAGTGCTGGATGAAGTAGGCGCAGATGCCTGCCGGTTTAATTTCCTGTCCCGCGGTGCCGATTCTCAGATGGACTTTGACATGGAGCTGGCCAAAAAGCAGTCAGCGGAAAATCCGGTTTATTATGTCCAGTACGCGCACGCCCGCATCTGTTCCATCATCAGCCTGGCCGCTGAACGCGGCATCAACTATCCCGAAGGCGATGTCACCAAACTGGTAGAACCGGCGGAACTGGAACTGCTGCGCAAAATGCTGCTGTTGCCGGAAGTCATCGCCCAGGTGGCCGAAACACTGGAACCGCATCACCTTGCCTATTACGCCCAGGTCCTGGCCACCGCGTTCCATGCCTTTTACAAGGATTGCCGTGTGGTCTCCGATGATACCTGCCTGTCACAGGCCCGGCTCAAGCTGATGATCGCCGCGCGGCGGGTTCTGGCGCGAACACTCTGCCTGATGGGCATGTCGGCACCTGAGAGTATGTGAACTTCCGTCGGCTGGTATGACTGCAAACATTTTCGCGGGCTCCATAATTTCTTCACATTCTCAGGTTATAATAGGATGGTTGGCGCGTCAGGCGTCAAATATATACTTTTAAAGGAGTCCCTCGGATGAACCGCTGGCTAATTTCGCTGATTGTCATACTCCTGATCGCCGGTACTGCTTACAACGGCACTTTGTTGTCGCAGGCTAACAGCGATTTGAGTGAAGCCCAATCCGGTCTTACCACGCTGGAAAACACCAATACCAGCTTGCAAACTTCCCTGGCTGACCGTCAGGATGAGCTTGACTCACTCGCAACCGCCATCACCGCCATGGAACAGACGGTAAACCAGCTGGTAGCCGCGCCTGACCAGAGCGGTGTTGATTTTGTAGCCCTGGTAAACCAGGTGGAACCGTCAATTGTGTACGTTGAGGTGTCCTCACGCTTTGGAGCCGGCACCGGTTCGGGAACCATTATCCGTGCTGATGGCTACGTTCTGACCAATCAGCACGTTGTTGACGGCGCTACATCGGTCCAGGTGACCTTGATGACCGGCGAAACTTACAGCGCCACCATCATTACCACCAACGTTGACCTTGATACCGCAGTACTCAAACTCAATACTACCCGCACCGACCTGCCGGCTATCACTATCGGTTCTTCCTCGGCCATGCTGGTCGGCGAGCAAATTATGACCGGCGGTTTCCCGCTGGGGGATGAATTATTCGGGGATGCTTCGTTTGGCCCGGCTACCTTCAATACCGGCATCGTGTCGGCTATCCGCACCATGACCTCCAGCAATTCCTACAACCCCAATTCGCAGATTGACTACATCCAGATTGACGCTGACATTAACCCCGGCAATTCCGGTGGCGGACTGTTTAACACCCGGGGGGAACTGATCGGCATTCCGTCTTACGGTTTCGCCGCCGGTATTAATACGGCGGTGCCGATTGATGCGATCAAATCCATCATCCAGAACGCTGTCGGCAGTTAAGGAAGCAGACTGATGAACATTAAAGCTGTCTTTTCTGCGGCCATCGTCACCGTCGTAATCGTCGGTAACGCCGTCATGTTTTCGGCTCAAGCCGGCCTCAACGACCAGATTGATGCGGTCAATGACCGCCGGACAGCCGTGGCCGAGGCCAATTCCGGCCTTCAAACGGCTGTCACCGATCTGCAAACAGGAACCGTTCAGGCGCAATCCGCCTTAACTGCATTGACAGACTCTATCGCCGCGATGCATACCGGCACGCCGGTATCGGCGTCTGGAACGTACACCGCCTTAATCCAGTCTATTGACCCGGTCACCGTGCTGGTTAACGCCACCGGGCCGGGATTACGGGGCTTCGCCTCCGGCATTATCGTCAGTGCTGACGGCTATGTTCTGACCGTGCTGCATAACGTGGACAACGCTAATTCCATCCGCGTCACTTTGAATACCGGTGAGGAGTTCACCGCCACCGTTGTTCAAACTGACGCGGCTGCTAACCTGGCTCTGCTGAAAATGAGCACCAGCCGCACCGACCTGCCGGTAGCCGCACTGGGGGCTATGGCCGATGTCCAAACCGGTGAGGCCGTCATTGCTGCCGGATATCCGTTGAACGACGACTTGCCCGGACCGGCCAGTTTCACTTACGGTATCGTCTCTGCCCTGCGTACCAGTACTGACTACTTCTTCGTGCAAAGCGAAGTACCCATCGCTCCCGGCAGCGGCGGCGGCGGGCTGTTCACACTGA from Dehalogenimonas sp. W includes the following:
- the frr gene encoding ribosome recycling factor; protein product: MNITEILQTAEKKMGVSIEVLHRELGAIRTGRASTAIIEHVRVDYAGTPTPIHHLANVSVPESRMLYIQPWDRTMMGPIEKAIMKSDLGLTPSNDGQVIRLSIPPLSQERRVELTKMTHKRVEDDKVAIRNIRREAQDHFKKLEKDKEISQDEAKRAADTLQKLTDNYIAKADLLGKEKEAELLNG
- the argS gene encoding arginine--tRNA ligase translates to MNGLLSVKQLVVDLITQAAAAAQEAGRLPAVTVPPAGIEHPQNTSHGDYASSLPLKMARATGMKPLDIAAAIAEFIPAVPEIKCVAIAPPGFINFTLSDNWIIEQVEGIINSGDTYGSIDIGRGKTVQVEYVSANPTGPIHVGHGRGAVLGSTLALALEAAGFDVQQEFYVNDAGNQVLSFKRSLYIRYLQQLGRDAEMPTEGYFGHYMIDLAAEIVAEHSDRFADIPEAEALEKLGAIGLSKMLGLIRDDLAGLSVNFDRWFSEKSLFERGEYDAVINRLKEAGYILEKEGAVWFASTALGENKDNVIVRSDGTPTYFASDIAYHYDKFVTRRFDKGINIWGADHQGHVSRMKSVLQALDIDPERLHVIISQLVTLRRGEELVRLSKRTGDMITLREVLDEVGADACRFNFLSRGADSQMDFDMELAKKQSAENPVYYVQYAHARICSIISLAAERGINYPEGDVTKLVEPAELELLRKMLLLPEVIAQVAETLEPHHLAYYAQVLATAFHAFYKDCRVVSDDTCLSQARLKLMIAARRVLARTLCLMGMSAPESM
- a CDS encoding trypsin-like peptidase domain-containing protein, producing the protein MNRWLISLIVILLIAGTAYNGTLLSQANSDLSEAQSGLTTLENTNTSLQTSLADRQDELDSLATAITAMEQTVNQLVAAPDQSGVDFVALVNQVEPSIVYVEVSSRFGAGTGSGTIIRADGYVLTNQHVVDGATSVQVTLMTGETYSATIITTNVDLDTAVLKLNTTRTDLPAITIGSSSAMLVGEQIMTGGFPLGDELFGDASFGPATFNTGIVSAIRTMTSSNSYNPNSQIDYIQIDADINPGNSGGGLFNTRGELIGIPSYGFAAGINTAVPIDAIKSIIQNAVGS
- a CDS encoding trypsin-like peptidase domain-containing protein, producing MNIKAVFSAAIVTVVIVGNAVMFSAQAGLNDQIDAVNDRRTAVAEANSGLQTAVTDLQTGTVQAQSALTALTDSIAAMHTGTPVSASGTYTALIQSIDPVTVLVNATGPGLRGFASGIIVSADGYVLTVLHNVDNANSIRVTLNTGEEFTATVVQTDAAANLALLKMSTSRTDLPVAALGAMADVQTGEAVIAAGYPLNDDLPGPASFTYGIVSALRTSTDYFFVQSEVPIAPGSGGGGLFTLNGKVIGLSSLAEATGIYLFVPIDLAEPLLALIPA